The Roseisolibacter agri genome contains the following window.
ACGTGCAGCGCTTCGTGCGACGCACCACCGCGGCGCCGATCGAGCGCCGAGCGCCGAGCGCCGAGTCTGCTCCGCTCGACGCTCGACGCTCGACGCTCGACGCTCGCCCTCTCGTCGTGGCCCTGGTGGGTCCGACGGGCGCCGGCAAGACGACGTCGGCCGTGAAGCTCGCGCTGAACGCGCACGCATTCGGCACGCAGCGCGTCGGCCTCGTCACCCTCGACACCTACCGCGCTGGCGCCGTCGCGCAGCTCGAGACGTACGCCGAGGTCGCGCGGCTGCCGATGGAGGTCGTCTACGACGCGGCCGACGTGGAGGGCGCGCTGTCGCGCCTCGCGCATTGCGACGTCGTCCTCGTCGACACGCCGGGCCGCGGCCCGCGCACCAGCGACGACGACGCGCCGTGGCGCGCGCTGCTCGCCGCGCTCGCGCCCGACGAGGTGCATCTCGTGATCCCCGCGACGATGCGCACCGAGCTGGCCGAGGGGCTGCGCGATCGCCTCGATGCACTGCTCGCCGCACAGGCGGATCCGCGCGGCGTCACGCACGCGCTCATCACGAAGCTCGACGAGGTGCCGGACGACGACGGCGTCGCCGCGCTCGCGGCGCAGCTCGACCTGCCCGTGCGCTGGGTGGCGGAGGGACAGGACATCCCCGCCGACCTCGCGCCCGGCGCGCCGCGCCTGCTCGCCGCGCTCGGCCGCTTCGCCTCGATGATGACAGGCGTGATGCCTGTCACGCTCGATCGTCCTGCCGAAGACGTGCGACGTCGCGGCGGCGCCTCGGGCGCCCGCGCAACGGCGTGACGACAACATCACAGATCCCGCATTCCGCACACGCGCCGATGCTCCCCGCCCAACTCGACACCCTCCGCGCCTACGTGGCGTCGCGCCCCGCGGCCTCGCCGCGCGCGCGCGACGGCGTGCGCGCGGACGCGGCGACGACGGTGCTGGTGGTGGGGAGCGGCAAGGGCGGCGCGGGCACGTCGGTCGTCGCCGCGATGCTCGCGCTGAGCGCCGCCGCGATGGGCCGCCGCGTCCTGCTCGCGGACCTCGACGAGCACGTAGGCCCGCAGCGCCTGCTGCTCGGCGTCGCGCCGACGCAGGGCCTCGCGGCGCTGCGCCGGGGCGTCGCGCCCGAGTCGCTGCTGGTGCCGGTGAGCACGACGCTGTCGCTGCTGCCCGGCGGTCCCGACGACGCGTCGGATGCGCCGCTGGCGCCGGCCGAGCGTCGCGCGATGCTGCGGCGTGCGGCGTCGACCTTCGCGCAGCACGAGCTGGTGGTCGTCGACGCGGGCTCGCGCCTGGACGGCGTGCGCGCGGGCCTCGAGACCGCGCACGCGGCCGCGCAGGCGGCGAATGCTGCCGACGGTAACCTCGCGGTGCGCCTGCTCGTCGTCACCGGGTCGGACCCGATCGCGCTCGCCGCGTCGTACGCGCTCGTGAAGAGCGTCGCGGCGGGTGACGCCGCGTCCGACCTCCCTCCCCTCAGCGTCGACGTCCTCGCCAGCCGGCTGGACGACGACGAGGCCCGCCACGCGTTCGAGCATCTGGACGCGGCGGCCCGGCAGTTCCTGCAGCAGCCGCTGCGCTTCGTCGGCGCGGTGCCCGACGACGCCACGCTCGCGGTCGCGCTGCGCGCCGGCATGCCCCTGCAGGACGCCGCCACCGGCTCGCCGGCGGCCATCGCGATGCAGTCCGTCGCGACCAAGCTCGCAGTCCCCTCCCCCGCGACCGCCGCCCGAGGCGGCCGCTCCGCCACGACGCCACGCACCACGGTCCCGGGCCTCGCGCCCACGGACCGCGGACTCCGCGCCGCCGCGTCGCTCGCCTACTCGGGTTCACCGCAAGGTTCCGCGCGATGACCGTCATGACTGCACCTCGCGCTCCACGTTCCGCCTCCGGAACGCCGTCCTCCGCCCGCTCCGCCAAGACCGCGACTGCTGCGACCACGCAGCCCGCGGTGACGGCGACGCGTCCCACGCCCGCCGGTGCGCACGCCAGCGTGGACCACGCCATGTGGGAGCGCTACGCCGCGGGCGACGCGGCCGCGCGCGAGCGCCTGCTCACCGACCATCTGGGCCTCGTGCACCACGTCGCGCGGCAGATGTCGCGCACGCTGGCCGTGAAGGCCGACTTCGACGAGCTGGTGAGCGCCGGCTCGATGGGCCTGATGGCGGCGCTCGACAGCTTCGATCCGTCGCGCGGCCTCGCCTTCAGCACGTTCGCGGCGCCGCGCATCCGCGGGGCGATCCTCGACGAGCTGCGGCGCCAGGACCACGTGCCGCGCAGCATCCGCCGCAAGACGCGCGAGATCCACGCCGCCCGCGAGTCGCTCATGCGCGCGCTCGGCCGCGCGCCGGAGGACCACGAGGTCGCGGCGCACCTCGACGTCGACCTGCAGACGCTGTGGCGCTGGCAGGGCGAGATCGAGGGCGCGCACCACATGCCGCTCGACCGCGCGCCGGGCGACCGCGAGAACACCGCGCCCAGCCCGTCCGACGTGCTGGCCGCCGAGGAGGACCGCGGCGTCGAGGACCGCCTGAACCACCAGCAGGAGGTCGCGATCCTGCGCGACGCGATCCTCAAGCTGAAGGAGCAGGAGCGCGTGGTGCTGTCGCTGTACTACTTCGAGGAGCTCAAGCTGCACGAGATCGCGACGGTGCTCGACCTCACCGAGAGCCGCGTGTCGCAGATCCGCTCGAAGGCGCTCGGCAAGCTGCGCGGCGAGCTGAAGCCGCTGCGGGAGCACGTCGCGTGATTGGCGGGATGCGCGTCGACCGCGAGCGCGCGCGCGAGCTCGGGCGCGTCGCGCTGCGGCTGGCCGGTGCCGGCGTGTTCGGCACCGCGATCGGCGCGATCGGCAGGCGCTTCTCCCTCGCCGACCTGCCGGACGTGATGCAGCTGCCCGTGTGGGAGTCGGCGCGCCGCGTGGTCGCGACCGCGCCCGCGCTGCAGGTGCCGCCGGCGCGCGTGCCGTCGGTGCGTCTGCCCTCGCTCGCGTCGTCGCCCGCGCCGTCGCCCGAGATGGTGCCGGTGCTCGCGCTGTCCGTGCTGGCGCTGGGCCTGGCCGCGGTGGCGGCGTTCCTGTGGACGCGCACGTCGGCCACGACGGATGGCGCGGTCGCGCCGTCGCGGACGCTCGACCTGACCGCGCTGGTGGCGGTCTTCCGCCGGCCCGCGCAGCGTCGCGCCGCGCCGCAGCGCGCGGGCCTCGTGCCCGAGCTGGCGGCGACGGGCGTGGACCGCGCCGAGATCGCGCGCCGCACCGGGCTGTCGCGCGACGCGGTGGCGCTGTCGCTGAACCTCGCGGCCCGGCAAGTCTGACCGGAGCGGCAAGAAGTGCCGCCGCCCGCGCGCCGATCCGGCCGCGAGCGCGAGGCGGCGAGAACGACGCAAGACGCACGAGGACAACGAGTTGCACCACTGACACCGGCGGGCGCCCAGGCGGCCCGCCGGTTGCTTTTACCAGTGGTGCGCGGGGCGTGGCAGCGACCGGCGCGACGCACGGCCCTGCACCTCCTCTGTACGTCCCTCCTCGTTCCTCCTCGTTCCATGCCTCCCGTCACCGGCCTGACCAGCGCCGCCGCGTCCCTGCGTTACTGGGAGCGCCGGTCGGAGATCACGGCCAACAACCTCGCCAACGCCTCGACCGACGGCTTCAAGGCGGAGCGCGTGTTCGCGCGCCTGCTGGGCGCCGCGGGCGAGGAGCTGCCGGTCGCGCAGGCCGCGACCGACATGCGCGGCGGCACGGTGCGCACGACGCAGAACCCGCTCGACGTCGCGCTGCAGGGCGACGGCTTCCTCGTGGTGGACACGCCGGCCGGCGAGCGCTTCACGCGCGGCGGCTCGCTGCGCCTGGACGCGCAGCACCGCCTCGTGGATGCCGGCAGCCGTCCCGTCCTCGGCGAGAAGGGCCCGATCGTGGTGCCCGCGGGCGCGCAGGTCGTGATCGGCGACGACGGCACGGTGAGCGCCGGCGGCCGGCCGATCGACCGGATGCGCGTCGAGCGCGCCGGCGCCGGCGCGACGCTCGCCCACGAGGGCGGCACGCTCTTCGTCCCCGACGCCGGCCGCACCTCGGTGGCACCGGCCGAGCGCCGCGTGCAGCAGGGCGCGATCGAGGAGAGCAACGTCAATCCCGTCAGCGCGATGGTCGACATGATCGCCGTGCAGCGCGCGTACGCGAGCGTGCAGAAGGCGGTGACCACGCTGGACTCCGTCCGCGAGAAGGCGACGTCGGAGCTCGGACGCCCGGTCTAGGCACGACACGCAGCACGCAGCACGCAGCACGCAGCATCCCCCGAAGAACCTCCCTCCGCACGAGTCCCCATGGATCCCGCACTCCGCGCCGCCGCGAGCGGCATGATGGCGCAGCAGCTGCGCACCGAAGTCATCGCGAACAACCTGGCCAACGTGAACACGACCGGGTTCAAGCGCAGCCGCGCGCAGTTCGAGGATCTGCTGTACCAGACGGTGCAGGGCTCCGCGGTCATCGGCTCGAGCGACAACGGGACGGCGCCCGCGATCCAGATCGGACGCGGCACGCGCCTCTCCGGCGTGCAGCGCCTGCACAGCCAGGGCACGCTCGAGCAGACGAACCGCCCGCTCGACCTCGCGATCGAGGGCGAGGGCATGTTCCAGGTGCAGACCGGCGGCGGGCAGACCGCGTACACGCGCGACGGCTCGTTCCAGATCTCCGACCAGGGCGTGCTCGTAACGTCGGGCGGCTACACGCTCCAGCCGACCATCCGCGTCCCCAACGACGCCAGCGGCGTGACGATCTCGCGCACCGGCATCGTGACCGTGACGCGCGGCAACGACGCCGCCGCGCCGCAGGAGATCGGCCGCATCGAGCTGGCGCGCTTCGCCAACCCCTCGGGCCTGCAGTCGCTGGGTGAGAACCTCTACCAGCCGACCCCCGCCTCCGGCGAGCCGACCGTCGGCTTCCCGCAGGAGGAAGGCATGGGCCGCGTGGTGCAGGGCAGCCTCGAAGGGAGCAACGTCGAGATCGTGCAGGAGATGGTCGACATGATCACCGCCATGCGCGCGTACGAGATCAACTCGAAGGCGATCAAGAACAGCGAGTCGATGCTCGAGATCGCGAACAACCTGGTGCGCTGACCGTGTCCGCCTCGCGCTCGCGCCGTACCGCTCGTTCCGCTCGTCCCGACGTGTCGTCGGGGTGGCTGCTGTCGCCCGCGCTCGCCCGCCTCGCGGCGTGCGGTGCGGGGCTCATGCTCGTGCTGCCCGTGCAGCTGCCCGCGCAGTCGGTCGTCCAGCCGCCGCGTGCGGTGGCGCGCGCCGCCGCCGTGCGTGCGGCGGCGCCGGTCACCGCGCCGGCTGCGGTCGCGCCGACCGCCGCGCGCGACCTGCCGCGCGGCCACACGCTGGTCGCCGACGACGTCACGCCCGCCACGCCGGCGCTCGTCGGTTGGATGACGCGCCGCGTGATCACCGCCGGCGAGCCGCTGCGCGAGCCCGGCATCGCGCGGCCGCTCGCGGCCAGCGCCGTCACCGCGGGCCAGCGCGTCGCCGTGCTCTATCGCGACGCCGGCGTCGAGCTGCGCATGGCCGGCGTCGCCGCGAACGCCGCGCCCATCGGCGGGCGCGTGCAGGTGCGCCTCGATGCGCGCCGTCGCCTCGAAGGCACCGTCGTCGCCCCCGGCGTCGTGCAGCTGACCCGCTGATCGTCTCCCCCGCCCTGCCTCCGCGTTCCATGCCGCGCTCCACCGCCCTCCTCGCCGCCCGCCTGCTCGCCGCGTCGCTCGCCTCCGCGGCGATCGCGAATGCACAGCAGCCGGCCGCCGCCGCGCCCGCGACGCCCGCGTCCACGACGCCCGCGTCCACCGCGCCCGCGGCCGCGCCGCAGTGGCAGCCGACGCCCGCCGCCAACCGCCCGGCGATGCGCTCGTGGCTCGGCGACCGGCGCGACTTCGTGGTCGGCGACATCGTCACCGTGATGGTGGACGACTACACCATCACGTCGGCGGTGAAGGACGACCTGGCCTCGCAGCGCCGCACGCGCGACCTGGGCTTCGGCATCGACGCGAACACCGGCGGCCCCAAGGCGACCGCGATCGACGCCAGGATCGGCACGCGCAACGACGGCAACACGCAGCAGCGCGGCGAGGCGCGGCGCGAGAACCGCTTCCAGAGCGAGATGAGCGCGCGCATCGTCGCCGTCGGTCCCAACGGCACCTACCAGATCCGCGGCACGCGCGTGGTCGACGTCGACAAGGGCAAGCAGGACGTCGCCGTCACCGGCTGGATCCGCGCGCAGGACGTCAGCGCCGCCAACACGATCGAGTCGGCGCGCATCGCCGACGCGCAGGTCACCTACCAGTCGCCCGGCCCCCTCGGCAAGACGAAGAGCGGGCTGCTCACGCGGATCGTCGGCCTGGTGTGGCCGTGAGCCGCGACCGCGACGTGACGACCGTGACGACCGTGACGACCGTGACGACCGTGACGACCCCGCACCACGCGAGCGCTCCCATGTGGCGTCAGCTCCTCTCCCGGCTCTTCCGCCCGCGCGACGGGCGCGCCGCGGCCCCGCGTCCCACGCTGGCCGAGCGCATCGCGCAGGGCCGCGCGCTGGCCGACGCGGACGCGCGCATGCTGGCCGCGCGCCGCGCCACCGACACCATCGCGCGCGCCGCCGCGCTGGCGGCGCGCCAGGCCGTCGCGGCGCACCGCACCGAGATGCGCGACCTGCTCCGCGCCGCCGACGCCACCGGCGCCGGCGCGGTCGAGGCGGCGGTCACCGACCTGCTGCGCGTCCCCGGCGTCGCCGACAGGTCGCGTCTCACGCCGCCCATCGGCGCGGAGATCATCCGCCGCCGCGGCGGGCGCATGATGCTCGGCATGCTGTTCGTCTGCCTCGCGGGCGCAGGGGACGCGATGGCGCAGGACGTCGCCATCCGCGACCTCACGATCGCCGAGGGCGCCGCGCCGATCCGCCTCACGGGCTACGGCATCGCCGTGGGCCTCGACGGCACCGGCGACCGCACGACGGGTGGCGGCGCGCGCGGCGGCGGCATGACGGTGCAGAGCGTCGTCAACCTGCTGCGCAACTTCAACGTCGAGATCCCCGCGGAGCTCGTGCGCACGCGCAACGCCGCGGTGGTGCTGGTGACCGCCGAGGTGTCGCCCTACCTGCGCGCCGGCGGCCGCTTCGAGGTGCACGTCTCGTCGCTCGGCGACGCGCGCTCGCTGCGCGGCGGCGTGCTGTACATG
Protein-coding sequences here:
- a CDS encoding P-loop NTPase, translated to MLPAQLDTLRAYVASRPAASPRARDGVRADAATTVLVVGSGKGGAGTSVVAAMLALSAAAMGRRVLLADLDEHVGPQRLLLGVAPTQGLAALRRGVAPESLLVPVSTTLSLLPGGPDDASDAPLAPAERRAMLRRAASTFAQHELVVVDAGSRLDGVRAGLETAHAAAQAANAADGNLAVRLLVVTGSDPIALAASYALVKSVAAGDAASDLPPLSVDVLASRLDDDEARHAFEHLDAAARQFLQQPLRFVGAVPDDATLAVALRAGMPLQDAATGSPAAIAMQSVATKLAVPSPATAARGGRSATTPRTTVPGLAPTDRGLRAAASLAYSGSPQGSAR
- a CDS encoding sigma-70 family RNA polymerase sigma factor, which encodes MTATRPTPAGAHASVDHAMWERYAAGDAAARERLLTDHLGLVHHVARQMSRTLAVKADFDELVSAGSMGLMAALDSFDPSRGLAFSTFAAPRIRGAILDELRRQDHVPRSIRRKTREIHAARESLMRALGRAPEDHEVAAHLDVDLQTLWRWQGEIEGAHHMPLDRAPGDRENTAPSPSDVLAAEEDRGVEDRLNHQQEVAILRDAILKLKEQERVVLSLYYFEELKLHEIATVLDLTESRVSQIRSKALGKLRGELKPLREHVA
- a CDS encoding flagellar hook-basal body protein; this translates as MPPVTGLTSAAASLRYWERRSEITANNLANASTDGFKAERVFARLLGAAGEELPVAQAATDMRGGTVRTTQNPLDVALQGDGFLVVDTPAGERFTRGGSLRLDAQHRLVDAGSRPVLGEKGPIVVPAGAQVVIGDDGTVSAGGRPIDRMRVERAGAGATLAHEGGTLFVPDAGRTSVAPAERRVQQGAIEESNVNPVSAMVDMIAVQRAYASVQKAVTTLDSVREKATSELGRPV
- the flgG gene encoding flagellar basal-body rod protein FlgG, translated to MDPALRAAASGMMAQQLRTEVIANNLANVNTTGFKRSRAQFEDLLYQTVQGSAVIGSSDNGTAPAIQIGRGTRLSGVQRLHSQGTLEQTNRPLDLAIEGEGMFQVQTGGGQTAYTRDGSFQISDQGVLVTSGGYTLQPTIRVPNDASGVTISRTGIVTVTRGNDAAAPQEIGRIELARFANPSGLQSLGENLYQPTPASGEPTVGFPQEEGMGRVVQGSLEGSNVEIVQEMVDMITAMRAYEINSKAIKNSESMLEIANNLVR
- a CDS encoding flagella basal body P-ring formation protein FlgA, which codes for MSASRSRRTARSARPDVSSGWLLSPALARLAACGAGLMLVLPVQLPAQSVVQPPRAVARAAAVRAAAPVTAPAAVAPTAARDLPRGHTLVADDVTPATPALVGWMTRRVITAGEPLREPGIARPLAASAVTAGQRVAVLYRDAGVELRMAGVAANAAPIGGRVQVRLDARRRLEGTVVAPGVVQLTR
- a CDS encoding flagellar basal body L-ring protein FlgH, whose product is MPRSTALLAARLLAASLASAAIANAQQPAAAAPATPASTTPASTAPAAAPQWQPTPAANRPAMRSWLGDRRDFVVGDIVTVMVDDYTITSAVKDDLASQRRTRDLGFGIDANTGGPKATAIDARIGTRNDGNTQQRGEARRENRFQSEMSARIVAVGPNGTYQIRGTRVVDVDKGKQDVAVTGWIRAQDVSAANTIESARIADAQVTYQSPGPLGKTKSGLLTRIVGLVWP
- a CDS encoding flagellar basal body P-ring protein FlgI, producing MSRDRDVTTVTTVTTVTTVTTPHHASAPMWRQLLSRLFRPRDGRAAAPRPTLAERIAQGRALADADARMLAARRATDTIARAAALAARQAVAAHRTEMRDLLRAADATGAGAVEAAVTDLLRVPGVADRSRLTPPIGAEIIRRRGGRMMLGMLFVCLAGAGDAMAQDVAIRDLTIAEGAAPIRLTGYGIAVGLDGTGDRTTGGGARGGGMTVQSVVNLLRNFNVEIPAELVRTRNAAVVLVTAEVSPYLRAGGRFEVHVSSLGDARSLRGGVLYMAPLVAEAGGRPVGIAQGSLLLSEAADGRVAYGVARTPETTARIPSGGQLEADLPRPQFAGGTRLLLKEPDVTTASRIAAAVNAALGPNTAKVEDPGAVALTLPDSGDRAATLGRILALGARPERAARLVIDARDGSVVAGGELTVGAATVSHGGVTLTIGGDAPVAAGAAPAAPPAAGQGIPGDVRIAPGTSVQRIASALHAVQTPASDIAAIFAALREVGAIAAEVVVR